In Alkalihalobacillus sp. TS-13, the following are encoded in one genomic region:
- a CDS encoding biotin/lipoyl-containing protein, with product MKEITASMAGTVLNVLVSEGETISTGQAVLTLESMKMEIPIEAATEGEVASVNVNIGDFVNEGDVLVVMK from the coding sequence ATGAAAGAGATTACAGCATCAATGGCAGGTACAGTATTGAACGTATTGGTATCAGAAGGAGAAACAATCTCAACAGGACAAGCAGTACTTACACTGGAATCAATGAAAATGGAAATTCCGATTGAAGCAGCAACAGAAGGTGAAGTTGCTTCTGTAAATGTAAATATCGGTGATTTCGTCAATGAAGGTGACGTCCTCGTTGTCATGAAATAA
- a CDS encoding acyl-CoA carboxylase subunit beta yields the protein MLKTINETLHDTKARIEAGGAEKYHDRLKTQNKLFVRKRLDLLFDDNSYKIEDGKFANNQAEGLPADGVITAIGKVNGQKVCVMANDSTVKAGSWGARTVEKIIRIQETAMRLKLPLFYLVDSAGARITDQIDMFPNRRGAGRIFYNQVKMSGMVPQVCILFGPSAAGGAYIPAFCDTVIMVDQNASMYLGSPRMAEKVIGEKVTLEEMGGARMHCSISGCGDVLASSEEEAIESARNYFSYFPANYKEKPLKIEGKHPVQGRSLSEIVPENQNVPFDMYEFIDGLVDDGSFYEMKKLFAPEMVTGFARIDGKTVGIVANQPKVKGGVLFVDSADKAAKFITLCDAFSIPLLFLADVPGFMIGTKVEKAGIIRHGAKLIAAMSDVTVPKISVVVRKAYGAGLYAMAGPAFEPDCCIALPTAQIAVMGPEAAVNAVYSNKINEIEDPKERMKYVQEKHQEYKEHIDIYKLASEMIVDQIVSADDLREELIDRFEAYESKEMIFSERKHPVYPV from the coding sequence ATGTTGAAAACAATTAATGAAACATTGCACGATACGAAGGCAAGGATTGAAGCTGGCGGTGCTGAAAAGTATCATGATAGGCTGAAAACCCAAAATAAATTATTCGTCCGTAAACGTCTCGACTTATTGTTCGATGATAATTCTTATAAGATTGAAGATGGAAAATTCGCAAATAACCAGGCAGAAGGATTACCTGCTGACGGTGTCATAACTGCAATCGGGAAAGTGAACGGTCAAAAGGTATGTGTGATGGCCAATGATTCTACAGTAAAAGCCGGTTCATGGGGAGCAAGAACAGTAGAAAAGATCATCCGCATCCAGGAAACTGCTATGAGACTAAAGTTGCCACTCTTTTATCTAGTCGATTCAGCTGGCGCCAGAATCACGGACCAGATTGATATGTTCCCGAATCGACGTGGGGCAGGAAGAATTTTTTATAATCAAGTGAAAATGTCTGGAATGGTGCCGCAGGTCTGTATCCTGTTTGGACCATCAGCTGCTGGCGGGGCATATATCCCTGCGTTTTGTGATACGGTCATCATGGTGGATCAGAATGCCTCTATGTACCTTGGTTCACCGAGGATGGCGGAAAAGGTGATCGGAGAAAAGGTCACGCTTGAAGAAATGGGCGGTGCTAGAATGCATTGCAGTATTAGTGGATGCGGTGATGTACTTGCATCTTCAGAAGAAGAAGCAATCGAATCAGCCCGCAACTATTTTTCATACTTTCCTGCCAACTATAAAGAAAAACCTCTGAAAATAGAGGGGAAACATCCTGTTCAAGGTAGAAGCCTATCAGAAATTGTACCGGAAAACCAGAACGTACCTTTTGATATGTATGAGTTCATTGACGGACTTGTCGATGATGGCTCTTTTTATGAAATGAAGAAGTTGTTTGCGCCAGAGATGGTGACCGGGTTTGCACGAATTGATGGAAAAACGGTTGGAATCGTTGCAAATCAGCCGAAGGTCAAAGGCGGTGTGTTGTTTGTCGACTCTGCCGACAAAGCAGCGAAGTTCATTACGCTTTGTGACGCGTTCTCGATTCCTTTGTTGTTCCTTGCTGATGTACCAGGATTCATGATCGGTACAAAAGTAGAAAAAGCAGGAATCATCCGCCATGGAGCGAAGTTGATTGCAGCAATGAGTGATGTGACTGTTCCGAAAATATCAGTTGTTGTCCGTAAAGCATACGGGGCAGGATTATATGCTATGGCAGGACCTGCTTTTGAACCAGATTGCTGTATTGCGCTCCCTACAGCTCAGATCGCAGTAATGGGTCCAGAAGCAGCGGTAAATGCTGTTTACTCCAATAAGATCAATGAAATTGAAGATCCGAAAGAGCGTATGAAGTACGTGCAAGAAAAGCATCAAGAATACAAAGAACATATTGATATTTATAAGCTTGCTTCTGAAATGATTGTCGATCAAATCGTATCTGCGGATGACCTGCGGGAAGAATTGATTGATCGATTCGAAGCTTACGAGTCTAAAGAAATGATATTCAGTGAACGTAAACACCCAGTTTATCCTGTATAG
- a CDS encoding 2-dehydropantoate 2-reductase encodes MERFISLPNCATIILQISLKVGVVMKIGVIGGGSIGLLFTSYLAKSAHAVTLFVRREAQQQAIHTMGLTLKAGSSAYTSQPKVCLLSETDRSDIDVLIVAVKSYDVEQIMPEIIEKFRNTRSILFVQNGMQHLRFLPHLKMHSIYMGVVEHGAMKESDHLINHTGVGRTKIAPYLDGHSGINWEKLSKENFPFFYQNDWYAMVSEKLHINAVINPLTAILRIPNGALLTNTHWLELMEQLSKEACKVLNIKYHEAWKDLVAVCENTSLNKSSMLRDIENKRRTEIEAINGFILNSAEGKNIEVPNNRFVYQIIKGMEE; translated from the coding sequence ATGGAAAGATTTATCAGCCTTCCTAATTGTGCTACTATAATCTTACAAATCTCCTTGAAAGTTGGGGTTGTCATGAAAATCGGGGTTATCGGTGGTGGTTCAATAGGTCTGTTATTTACTTCTTATCTAGCGAAAAGCGCTCATGCAGTCACACTTTTTGTTAGAAGAGAAGCTCAGCAACAAGCGATTCATACGATGGGATTGACTTTAAAAGCGGGGAGTTCAGCATACACGTCTCAACCAAAGGTTTGTTTATTATCCGAAACTGATAGAAGTGACATTGATGTGCTGATCGTTGCAGTCAAGTCCTATGATGTTGAACAAATCATGCCTGAAATAATTGAAAAGTTCAGAAATACACGTTCCATTTTATTTGTTCAAAATGGAATGCAGCACCTGCGATTTTTGCCGCATTTAAAGATGCATTCGATATACATGGGGGTGGTTGAACATGGTGCCATGAAAGAGTCCGATCATTTAATCAATCATACTGGGGTCGGACGGACTAAAATCGCTCCCTATCTTGATGGCCATTCAGGAATCAATTGGGAAAAACTCTCGAAAGAAAACTTTCCATTCTTCTACCAAAATGATTGGTATGCAATGGTAAGTGAAAAGTTACATATTAACGCCGTCATCAATCCCCTCACTGCAATATTGAGGATCCCAAATGGAGCTCTTCTGACGAATACGCATTGGCTCGAGTTGATGGAACAACTCAGTAAAGAAGCATGTAAAGTTTTGAACATCAAATATCATGAAGCCTGGAAGGATTTAGTGGCTGTATGCGAGAATACTTCTTTAAACAAATCTTCCATGTTAAGGGATATCGAGAATAAGCGGAGAACCGAGATCGAAGCAATAAACGGCTTCATCTTGAATTCAGCTGAAGGAAAAAATATTGAAGTTCCAAATAATCGGTTTGTCTATCAAATCATTAAAGGGATGGAAGAGTAA
- a CDS encoding DUF3397 domain-containing protein: MIDFLLGSLAILVTVPLLTWIMVYWITRKITRQKKRSFMVATDVTTFFLIISVMVILYTIWENTFLWPIVILILLIVISITVLYWKRDEDIGLSKILKTAWRLNFLLFSSGYLVLCLYGLVIRVIAL; this comes from the coding sequence ATGATTGATTTTTTATTGGGTTCCTTGGCTATATTAGTTACAGTACCTTTACTTACTTGGATCATGGTTTACTGGATCACAAGGAAAATCACCAGGCAAAAAAAGCGGTCGTTCATGGTTGCAACAGATGTGACCACCTTTTTCCTGATCATCTCTGTCATGGTCATACTATATACGATATGGGAAAATACTTTTTTATGGCCAATTGTCATTTTGATTTTGCTCATCGTAATCAGTATTACCGTTTTGTATTGGAAACGAGATGAGGATATCGGACTTTCTAAAATCTTGAAAACAGCCTGGCGCTTGAATTTTTTACTATTTTCTTCGGGTTATTTGGTGCTTTGTTTGTATGGGTTGGTCATCCGTGTGATCGCTCTTTAA
- the bshC gene encoding bacillithiol biosynthesis cysteine-adding enzyme BshC yields MKVLELPFRNKENLYSAYLMGNSDVNALFDYNAFEEQNYIDRWKELQETRFPRLALVDHLLSYHQSFPTKPYTYENIEKLKDPKSTVVVTGQQAGLLTGPLYTIHKCLSTILFAQEKERQLGTPVIPVFWIAGEDHDFDEINHIHVPDGDQLKKHKLNLYEGMRSVSHIKCENDRLLPWAEEVIRSFGETEHTQQVKDLVNAAINKSETLTDFFAYLMITLFSEFGLVILDSHHPDLRKIESPFFENMIRNNEEIDGSFQQGLEAIQRLGYETPVESEKNNAHLFIEERDARVLLIREKDSFRGKNNECIYSEKELSEIARSTPSRLSNNVITRPLMQELLLPTLAFVAGPGEINYWSALKTVFHSFDRKMPPILPRLSLVLLDHYTQKTIEEKALDTQRIVFDGVEKETKQWLDDNTDYELDEEIEHALKVMKKEHRQLRNTAVEIDKGLDRLTEKNWMIIEDQILYLKKRLERAILQKHEVDLKKFDHIQMHLLPEDQPQERVLNVFYYINHFGFGFIAELGRQNYLWNGNPKAIKL; encoded by the coding sequence ATGAAAGTGCTAGAGCTACCTTTTCGAAATAAAGAAAACCTATATTCTGCCTATTTGATGGGGAATTCTGATGTGAATGCCTTATTTGACTATAATGCCTTTGAGGAACAAAACTATATTGATCGATGGAAGGAACTTCAGGAAACGAGATTTCCAAGATTGGCTCTTGTTGATCATCTGCTCTCCTATCATCAATCATTTCCGACTAAACCATACACATACGAAAATATTGAAAAATTAAAGGATCCAAAATCCACGGTGGTTGTAACAGGCCAGCAAGCTGGTTTGTTGACGGGTCCTTTATACACAATACATAAATGTCTATCTACAATCCTGTTTGCACAGGAAAAAGAACGTCAACTTGGCACGCCAGTCATCCCGGTTTTTTGGATTGCTGGTGAGGATCACGATTTTGATGAGATCAATCATATCCACGTTCCTGATGGCGATCAACTAAAAAAACACAAGTTGAATTTATATGAAGGGATGAGGTCAGTTTCTCATATAAAATGTGAAAACGATCGTTTGCTTCCATGGGCTGAAGAAGTGATCCGTTCTTTCGGGGAAACAGAACATACGCAACAAGTGAAAGATCTGGTAAATGCTGCTATAAATAAAAGTGAGACGTTGACTGATTTTTTCGCTTATCTGATGATTACCTTATTCAGTGAGTTCGGTCTTGTCATTCTTGACTCCCACCATCCTGACTTGCGGAAGATTGAAAGCCCCTTTTTTGAAAACATGATTAGAAACAATGAAGAAATCGATGGTTCATTTCAGCAAGGCTTGGAGGCAATTCAGAGACTTGGGTATGAAACACCAGTCGAGTCTGAAAAAAACAATGCCCATCTCTTTATCGAAGAACGTGATGCTAGAGTATTGTTAATACGTGAAAAAGACTCTTTCCGGGGGAAGAACAATGAATGCATTTACTCTGAAAAAGAACTATCGGAGATTGCACGTTCAACACCATCAAGATTGAGTAACAATGTGATCACCAGACCACTTATGCAGGAACTTCTTTTACCTACACTTGCATTCGTGGCGGGACCAGGGGAAATAAATTACTGGAGCGCATTAAAAACGGTCTTCCATAGCTTCGATAGGAAAATGCCGCCGATCCTCCCTAGATTGTCACTTGTTTTATTGGATCACTATACGCAAAAGACCATTGAAGAAAAAGCGCTGGATACACAGCGTATCGTTTTCGATGGGGTGGAAAAAGAAACAAAACAATGGCTGGATGACAATACAGACTACGAGTTGGATGAAGAGATCGAACACGCTTTGAAAGTGATGAAGAAGGAACATAGGCAGCTAAGAAATACCGCTGTTGAAATTGATAAAGGATTGGATCGTTTGACTGAAAAGAACTGGATGATCATTGAGGATCAAATCCTATACTTGAAAAAAAGGCTGGAAAGGGCCATTTTACAAAAACATGAAGTCGATCTGAAAAAATTCGATCATATCCAAATGCATCTTCTGCCGGAGGACCAGCCTCAAGAGAGAGTGTTGAATGTTTTTTACTACATTAACCATTTTGGATTTGGATTCATTGCGGAATTGGGAAGACAGAATTATCTATGGAACGGAAATCCGAAAGCGATAAAACTCTAA
- the mraZ gene encoding division/cell wall cluster transcriptional repressor MraZ, translating to MFMGEHLHTIDDKGRMIIPSKFRDELGTTFVLTRGLDQCIFGYPLEEWKQLEEKLKALPFTKKDARAFTRFFFSGAAECQLDKQGRVNIASTLRQYAKLEKDCVVIGVSNRIEIWNKEIWEDYFNKSEDSFGEIAESLMDFDL from the coding sequence ATGTTTATGGGAGAGCATTTACATACCATTGACGATAAGGGAAGAATGATTATCCCCTCTAAGTTCCGGGATGAATTAGGAACCACTTTCGTACTTACAAGAGGACTAGATCAATGTATTTTTGGTTACCCTCTTGAAGAATGGAAGCAGCTTGAAGAAAAGCTGAAAGCACTCCCATTCACTAAAAAAGATGCACGTGCCTTCACACGGTTTTTCTTTTCTGGAGCAGCAGAATGTCAGCTTGATAAACAGGGACGTGTAAACATTGCATCTACACTACGTCAATATGCAAAGTTGGAAAAGGACTGTGTCGTCATCGGGGTAAGTAATCGAATCGAGATCTGGAATAAAGAGATCTGGGAAGATTACTTCAACAAATCAGAAGACTCATTTGGTGAAATTGCAGAAAGTCTGATGGATTTTGACCTCTAG
- the rsmH gene encoding 16S rRNA (cytosine(1402)-N(4))-methyltransferase RsmH: MFEHETVLKQEAIDGLNIKEDGIYVDCTLGGAGHTEEILKRLTSGHVYAFDQDLHAINHAKERLEEYDGKFSIIRSNFRNLKHELIEKGISGVDGILFDLGVSSPQLDEADRGFSYHQDAPLDMRMDQTSELTAFHVVNEWSYEQIVSILFKYGEEKFAKSIARKIEAHRERETIQTTGELVEIIKEAIPARARRKGGHPAKRTFQAIRIAVNDELNAFEEALRDGIEMLNTGGRICVITFHSLEDRLCKKVFKEVSSEPDLPPGLPVVPEEYQPDMKLITRKPITPDSGEQEKNRRARSSKLRIAEKRK, from the coding sequence ATGTTTGAGCATGAAACAGTATTGAAACAAGAAGCAATCGATGGACTTAACATTAAAGAAGATGGCATCTACGTGGATTGTACCCTTGGCGGAGCGGGCCATACAGAAGAAATATTGAAAAGGCTCACTTCAGGACATGTTTATGCATTTGATCAGGATCTTCACGCTATCAACCATGCGAAAGAAAGATTGGAAGAGTACGATGGTAAGTTCAGTATCATCAGATCTAATTTCAGAAATCTCAAGCATGAACTCATTGAAAAAGGGATTAGTGGTGTTGACGGTATTTTGTTTGACCTTGGTGTATCATCTCCGCAACTTGACGAGGCAGATCGAGGTTTCAGTTATCATCAAGACGCCCCATTGGACATGAGGATGGATCAGACAAGCGAACTAACCGCGTTCCATGTAGTGAATGAATGGTCGTATGAACAAATTGTCTCGATATTGTTTAAATATGGAGAAGAAAAATTCGCGAAATCAATCGCACGAAAAATTGAAGCCCACCGGGAACGAGAAACAATTCAAACCACGGGTGAATTGGTAGAAATCATTAAAGAGGCAATCCCGGCTAGAGCACGTCGAAAAGGTGGACATCCTGCCAAAAGAACATTCCAAGCCATTCGTATAGCCGTTAATGATGAACTAAATGCATTTGAAGAGGCTTTACGTGATGGGATTGAAATGTTGAACACAGGGGGAAGAATCTGTGTCATTACGTTCCATTCTCTTGAGGACCGTTTATGTAAAAAAGTTTTCAAGGAAGTGAGCAGTGAACCAGATTTACCACCAGGATTGCCAGTTGTTCCAGAGGAATACCAACCGGACATGAAATTGATCACCCGGAAACCGATAACTCCAGATAGTGGAGAACAAGAGAAGAATAGAAGAGCGAGATCGTCCAAATTACGGATCGCCGAGAAGAGAAAATAG
- the ftsL gene encoding cell division protein FtsL yields MSNLAHQVERKTNHVQNPQPQPNVVRRKRSKITKGEKVLWTVAAMMLAAASIFMISNYAEMYTVNKEIQVMEQNIDKQSKQVDDLTLKKSELSEPLRIINFAEQKLGMKFDDKNIKVVNN; encoded by the coding sequence ATGAGCAATCTTGCCCATCAAGTAGAAAGAAAAACCAATCATGTTCAAAATCCACAACCGCAACCGAATGTGGTTAGAAGAAAAAGATCGAAAATCACAAAAGGGGAGAAGGTTCTCTGGACAGTTGCTGCAATGATGTTAGCTGCAGCTTCGATCTTCATGATTTCAAATTATGCCGAAATGTATACTGTGAACAAAGAAATTCAGGTTATGGAACAAAATATTGATAAGCAAAGCAAGCAGGTGGATGATCTAACACTTAAAAAATCAGAGCTAAGCGAGCCTTTGCGCATCATTAACTTCGCAGAACAAAAACTAGGAATGAAGTTCGACGATAAAAATATCAAAGTAGTAAACAATTAG
- a CDS encoding penicillin-binding protein has protein sequence MIEKKNSNINKGAVILSLIFVLLFFLLIGRYFYLGWTGQAEGVNLEEMAEKQWTREAALDADRGTIFDRNGKAIAEDIPSYNVIAILDKDYANHIKDPAEAASKLAPLLGMSESRLTELMSKEGPFQVELGPGGKQISHSKMEEIKALDISGIDFKRLTKRYYPNQDFASHILGFTTNNDEGVRAGAMGLEKALDEYLQEEDGSLKYQSDRYGYKLPDPKEVIKEPKHGASVHLTLDEKIQLFLEQAMNNVQEEYEPKRMMAIVADPKTGKILALSNRPSFNPNVRDITNYTNFSIGSAFEPGSTMKIFTLAAAIEEGVYNGNAEYQSGVYKTKHSRISDHNNGRGWGKITYDEGVQHSSNVAFSKIAKEQLGFDKLHEYLTERWEFDEKTGINIPGEADSKIQFDWEIEKLATAFGQGTSITPIQQIQAATAIANGGKMMKPYVVDKIVDKNNDDVIKSYKPEVVGEPISSDTSKQVRKLLRSVVTDGTGKNYNIEGYDVAGKTGTAQLYGMDGKIMKGHDNYIFSFLGMAPADDPKLLVYVAIDRPDLDDEAYESGSVPVSKVFNPVLQSSLQYLNITPDEASEENSEDRSSSGVTLEDFEGKSSNSVKERLEEKGLKVEVFGEGDRIVNQAPYTDTTVLKGEQVFLRTEGDVKMPDLTGMSRSEVLRLSQVLGLKTPEFTGNGFVSLQSIKKGSVVKANSPLLVELKTPQESLQQHEDEQENNGEEE, from the coding sequence ATGATAGAGAAAAAGAATTCGAATATTAATAAAGGAGCAGTGATTTTATCTTTGATATTTGTCCTGCTCTTTTTCTTATTGATTGGACGCTATTTCTATTTAGGTTGGACGGGTCAAGCTGAAGGTGTCAATCTAGAAGAAATGGCTGAGAAACAATGGACACGGGAAGCGGCCCTTGATGCAGACCGAGGAACAATTTTCGACCGTAACGGAAAGGCGATTGCTGAAGATATCCCTTCGTACAACGTGATTGCAATTCTCGATAAAGATTATGCGAATCACATCAAAGATCCTGCTGAGGCAGCTAGTAAACTTGCTCCATTACTAGGCATGTCTGAATCGAGATTGACAGAATTGATGAGCAAGGAAGGTCCTTTCCAGGTGGAACTGGGGCCAGGTGGAAAACAGATCAGCCATTCAAAAATGGAAGAAATAAAAGCGTTGGATATCAGCGGAATTGATTTCAAACGGCTTACAAAAAGATATTACCCGAACCAGGACTTTGCTTCTCACATTCTAGGATTCACTACGAATAATGATGAGGGCGTAAGAGCTGGGGCGATGGGCCTCGAAAAAGCGTTAGATGAATATCTACAAGAAGAAGATGGATCCCTAAAGTATCAAAGCGACCGTTATGGTTATAAATTACCTGATCCTAAAGAAGTCATCAAAGAACCAAAACATGGCGCAAGCGTCCATTTGACTCTTGATGAAAAGATCCAATTATTCCTTGAACAAGCGATGAATAATGTTCAGGAAGAATATGAACCTAAACGGATGATGGCAATCGTTGCAGATCCAAAGACCGGAAAGATCCTAGCGTTGTCAAACCGTCCAAGTTTCAATCCGAATGTAAGGGATATCACGAATTATACGAATTTTTCTATCGGATCAGCATTTGAACCAGGTTCAACGATGAAGATTTTTACACTTGCAGCAGCCATTGAAGAAGGGGTCTATAACGGTAACGCAGAATATCAATCAGGCGTTTATAAAACCAAGCACAGCAGAATAAGTGACCATAACAATGGCCGAGGCTGGGGCAAAATCACCTATGATGAGGGTGTGCAACATTCTTCCAACGTAGCATTTTCGAAAATCGCAAAAGAGCAACTTGGTTTCGATAAGCTTCATGAATACTTGACTGAACGTTGGGAATTTGATGAAAAAACCGGAATAAACATCCCAGGTGAAGCAGATTCAAAAATCCAATTCGACTGGGAGATTGAAAAACTTGCTACTGCTTTTGGACAAGGAACATCGATCACTCCGATCCAGCAAATCCAGGCAGCAACAGCGATCGCAAATGGCGGAAAGATGATGAAACCGTATGTCGTTGATAAAATCGTAGATAAGAACAATGATGATGTGATAAAGAGTTATAAGCCAGAAGTTGTAGGGGAACCAATTTCTTCAGATACGTCCAAGCAAGTCCGTAAATTATTAAGATCAGTAGTAACCGATGGTACAGGGAAAAATTATAATATTGAAGGTTACGATGTTGCTGGCAAGACTGGAACTGCACAATTGTATGGCATGGATGGAAAAATAATGAAAGGTCATGACAACTATATCTTTTCTTTCTTAGGAATGGCTCCTGCAGACGATCCGAAGCTATTGGTCTATGTCGCAATCGATCGTCCTGACCTTGACGACGAGGCCTATGAATCAGGTTCCGTACCTGTATCAAAAGTATTCAATCCAGTTTTGCAGAGCAGTTTGCAATACTTGAATATCACTCCGGATGAAGCAAGTGAAGAAAATTCGGAAGATAGATCTTCAAGTGGAGTCACCCTAGAAGACTTTGAAGGTAAATCGTCGAATTCAGTTAAAGAACGGTTAGAGGAAAAAGGATTGAAGGTTGAAGTCTTTGGTGAAGGTGATCGCATCGTCAATCAAGCCCCTTACACCGATACCACAGTGCTTAAAGGCGAACAGGTCTTCCTTAGAACGGAAGGGGATGTGAAAATGCCTGACTTGACGGGGATGTCACGTTCGGAAGTTCTTCGCCTTTCACAAGTTCTTGGGTTGAAGACTCCGGAATTTACAGGAAATGGATTCGTTTCGTTGCAAAGTATTAAGAAAGGATCGGTTGTGAAGGCGAATTCACCCCTTCTCGTAGAGTTGAAGACACCACAAGAATCGTTGCAGCAACATGAAGATGAACAAGAGAATAATGGCGAAGAAGAATAA
- a CDS encoding stage V sporulation protein D has protein sequence MRVSNVTVRRRLVFVFIAGLLFLIVIMGRLGYVQFVKGEWLTGLALDSWSRNVPFEPKRGEILDRNGVGIAKNISAPTVYVVPKQVRDPAGTAQKLAAALNISEKEVYKTITKKESIVNIYPGGRKISNKKANEIRAYDLPGVFIAEDSKRHYPFGNYLSHVLGFVGIDNQGLTGLELQYDEYLSGDEGHVSFYTDVRGNRMPSLSDEYEQPTDGLDLKLTIDSKVQSIIERELDIAEATYNPDGVLAIAMDPKTGEILGMSSRPDYNPSNYREVPQEIYNRNKPVWSTYEPGSTFKIITLAAALEENKVDLQRDSIHDPGSIEVAGRKLRCWKKGGHGSETFLEVVQNSCNPGFVVLGQRLGKEKLFSYIKDFGFGEKTGIDLQGESTGILFNLDRVGPLELATTAFGQGVSVTPIQQVSAVAAAVNGGYLYTPYVAKEWLDPETGETVSRTTPDMKRRVISEDTSKQVREALETVVAQGTGKGAFVDGYRVGGKTGTAQKAVNGQYLKDNHIVSFIGFAPADDPQIVVYVAVDNPKGTLQFGGIVAAPIVGNIIEDSLPAMGVPKRKNQVEKELTWLDQPLIEIPDLKGKSRQDIHKAFYELKIETVGSGDVVIDQAPDPGLKMTVGSTIRLYMGDKTSLED, from the coding sequence GTGCGGGTTTCTAATGTGACTGTACGGAGGCGGCTTGTTTTTGTGTTTATTGCCGGACTTTTATTTCTAATAGTGATCATGGGTCGGTTAGGGTATGTTCAGTTTGTGAAAGGGGAATGGTTGACAGGTTTGGCTCTAGATTCATGGAGTCGGAATGTACCATTTGAACCGAAACGTGGAGAAATCCTCGACCGAAATGGAGTTGGGATTGCGAAAAATATCAGCGCTCCCACGGTTTACGTCGTACCTAAGCAAGTGAGGGATCCTGCCGGGACTGCACAAAAGCTGGCGGCAGCGTTGAATATCAGTGAAAAAGAAGTATATAAGACGATCACTAAGAAGGAATCGATCGTCAACATTTACCCTGGAGGGAGGAAAATCAGTAATAAGAAAGCGAATGAAATACGAGCTTATGATCTGCCAGGGGTATTTATAGCGGAGGACAGCAAACGTCATTATCCGTTTGGAAACTATTTATCTCACGTCTTAGGGTTCGTCGGAATTGATAACCAGGGTTTGACTGGGTTGGAGCTTCAATATGATGAATATTTGAGTGGTGATGAGGGACATGTATCCTTTTATACAGATGTCCGTGGAAATCGAATGCCCTCATTGTCGGATGAATATGAACAACCGACAGATGGTCTTGACCTGAAACTTACCATCGATTCCAAAGTACAATCGATCATCGAACGTGAACTGGATATTGCAGAAGCAACCTATAATCCGGATGGGGTCCTCGCGATCGCCATGGATCCGAAAACAGGTGAAATTCTTGGTATGTCCAGCAGGCCAGATTATAATCCATCCAATTACCGGGAAGTTCCTCAAGAGATATACAATCGTAATAAACCGGTGTGGAGCACGTATGAGCCTGGTTCAACATTCAAAATCATTACGTTAGCTGCTGCACTTGAAGAAAACAAGGTTGATCTTCAAAGAGACTCGATCCATGATCCAGGTTCGATAGAAGTTGCGGGGCGAAAATTAAGATGTTGGAAAAAAGGCGGCCATGGAAGTGAAACTTTTTTAGAAGTCGTTCAAAATTCATGTAACCCAGGGTTTGTCGTCTTAGGACAGCGATTAGGTAAAGAGAAGCTGTTTTCATATATTAAGGATTTTGGTTTCGGTGAAAAGACCGGGATCGATCTTCAAGGAGAAAGTACGGGAATCCTTTTCAATCTTGATCGAGTTGGTCCGCTTGAACTAGCAACTACAGCATTCGGACAGGGGGTCTCCGTAACACCGATCCAGCAGGTTTCAGCAGTTGCTGCCGCTGTGAATGGAGGTTACCTGTACACTCCATACGTAGCGAAAGAATGGTTGGATCCTGAAACAGGAGAAACCGTAAGTAGAACAACTCCTGATATGAAGCGACGCGTCATTTCAGAGGATACTTCTAAACAAGTGAGAGAAGCACTTGAAACTGTCGTAGCCCAAGGGACTGGTAAAGGAGCTTTCGTAGATGGCTACCGTGTTGGCGGAAAGACAGGGACTGCACAGAAAGCTGTGAACGGTCAATATTTGAAAGACAATCATATCGTATCTTTTATTGGATTTGCCCCTGCAGATGATCCTCAAATTGTGGTATATGTAGCTGTGGATAATCCTAAAGGAACGTTGCAATTCGGAGGAATTGTAGCAGCCCCGATTGTTGGGAATATCATTGAGGATAGTCTGCCGGCAATGGGTGTACCTAAACGGAAGAATCAAGTAGAAAAGGAATTGACCTGGCTTGATCAGCCTTTGATTGAAATACCAGATCTTAAAGGTAAAAGCAGACAGGATATCCATAAAGCATTCTATGAATTGAAAATCGAAACTGTCGGTTCAGGAGACGTTGTCATTGACCAAGCACCTGATCCTGGTCTTAAAATGACAGTAGGGTCGACGATTCGTCTTTATATGGGTGACAAAACATCCTTAGAAGATTAG